The Actinomadura sp. WMMB 499 genome includes a window with the following:
- a CDS encoding NAD-dependent epimerase/dehydratase family protein yields MATGKVRPRRSKGPVVAVTGAATGAGRLLAARLAEREEIRKVVAIDGQRGDVPGVTWRVMDVRDPLLSGRLSDVDVIVHLDVEQSPEIEQRERRTHNVRGAQTVVTAAAAARVRRVVLVTSAMVYGAEPGNDVPLPEDAPLLAEADTGIAGDHLEIEELAATAPLAHPGLEITVVRPAALVGPGVDTLVTRHFEAPRLLSVKGSTPGWQFCHLDDLASALDVIVTEHLTGPVAVGCEGWLGPEEVAEITGKRGFELPAALTFGTAQRLHRLGMTPAPATELRYVAYPWVVDCARLRAAGWKPMYDNAAALRGLMDEIAGRHAVVGRRVGGREAAAATAAGATVAAIGAAAAIRRARRRRRV; encoded by the coding sequence GTGGCAACGGGCAAGGTTCGCCCTCGGCGTAGCAAGGGCCCGGTCGTCGCGGTCACCGGCGCGGCCACCGGGGCGGGGCGGCTGCTGGCCGCCCGGCTCGCCGAGCGCGAGGAGATCCGCAAGGTCGTGGCCATCGACGGGCAGCGGGGCGATGTGCCCGGAGTCACCTGGCGCGTCATGGACGTCCGCGACCCCCTGCTGTCCGGGCGGCTGTCGGACGTCGACGTGATCGTCCACCTCGACGTCGAGCAGTCGCCCGAGATCGAGCAGCGCGAGCGCCGCACCCACAACGTGCGCGGGGCGCAGACCGTCGTCACCGCCGCGGCCGCCGCGCGCGTCCGCCGGGTGGTGCTCGTCACCAGCGCCATGGTGTACGGCGCCGAACCCGGCAACGACGTCCCGCTCCCCGAGGACGCGCCGCTGCTCGCCGAGGCCGACACCGGCATCGCCGGAGACCACCTGGAGATCGAGGAGCTCGCCGCCACCGCGCCGCTCGCCCATCCCGGGCTCGAGATCACCGTCGTCCGTCCGGCCGCGCTCGTCGGGCCCGGCGTCGACACGCTCGTCACCCGCCATTTCGAGGCCCCGCGGCTGCTGTCGGTCAAGGGCAGCACCCCCGGCTGGCAGTTCTGCCACCTCGACGACCTCGCCTCCGCCCTCGACGTGATCGTCACCGAGCACCTCACCGGCCCCGTCGCCGTCGGCTGCGAGGGCTGGCTCGGCCCCGAGGAGGTCGCCGAGATCACCGGCAAGCGCGGCTTCGAGCTGCCCGCCGCCCTCACCTTCGGGACGGCCCAGCGCCTGCACCGCCTCGGCATGACCCCGGCACCCGCCACCGAACTGCGCTACGTCGCCTACCCGTGGGTCGTCGACTGCGCCCGGCTGCGCGCCGCGGGCTGGAAGCCGATGTACGACAACGCCGCCGCCCTGCGCGGGCTGATGGACGAGATCGCCGGACGGCACGCGGTCGTTGGGCGCCGCGTCGGCGGCCGCGAGGCCGCCGCCGCGACCGCCGCGGGCGCCACCGTCGCCGCGATCGGCGCCGCCGCGGCCATCAGGCGGGCCCGCAGGCGCCGGCGTGTTTGA
- a CDS encoding UPF0182 family protein — MTFRTPSLGRRFGGGRSRLLLPVLVALAVLLVAFMVFTAFYTDLLWYRSIGFEGVFTTQLQARAVLFFGAGLLMALLVGANVLVAYRLRPAYRPLSVEQQGLERYRAVIDPRRRLIAIVLLGLLGVFTGASVSGQWPTWLAFLNRTSFGVEDPQFHKDVSFYVFTYPFIRLLLGIVFAVIILSILATVMVHYLYGGLRLQGPGDKASPPARAHLSVLAGLFVLLKAVAYWYDRYGLVHSERGVTTGASYTDVNALMPAKTILAVIAVLCAIMFFSNLLRRGMMLPGVGFTLLVLSALLLGGLYPLLIQQFQVKPDELAKERQYIQRNIEATRRAYGVEGAKLVPYGAQQKSDQATLRAEAERLNGARVLDPNVVGETFKQQQRSRPFYNFSDILDVDRYEIDGEMVDTVVALRELSGAPEGQHSWIKDRMTYTHGYGFVSAYANRLADGGIPDYITRDMPVKSDQRINVTRPEIYFGERTPTYSVVGGAGQQELNYPDNSENGQQTSTYEGDGGVSVDSFFHKLLYATKFQDRNLLLSGAINDNAKIMYDRSPMERVQKAAPWLRLDGDPYPSVVNGRIVWIVDGYTTTSGYPYSEEVSLGEATRDTITDTRSAVARQADDHVNYMRNSVKATVDAYDGSVRLYEWDQNDPILKTWMKVFDGTVQPYSQIPPDLKKHFRYPQDLFKVQRTILAKYHVTDADAFYSGEGFWEVPEDPSAKGKLQPPYYQSLRVPGAQEESFALTTVFNPRNYQQLAAFMSVGSTPDRDYGQITILQMPRNAQPPGPSQVQNKFETDPLVKDDLTELRIGQTNTISGNLLTLPFAGGLLYVEPMYAIQENAKQPYPVLGKVLAGYGDTVVSADSLEQALEEIIAAASGEPAPPEEQGGGEEGGEEPPETGALSPEALQAIDDLRKAVTDYEAAQKALDYEKMGQAWDAIKKAEQALAAAKQAKPES, encoded by the coding sequence TTGACCTTCCGGACTCCCAGCCTCGGGCGCCGGTTCGGCGGCGGCCGTTCGCGGCTGCTCCTGCCTGTGCTGGTGGCGCTCGCGGTGCTGCTGGTGGCCTTCATGGTGTTCACCGCGTTCTATACCGATCTGCTGTGGTACCGGTCGATCGGTTTCGAGGGGGTGTTCACGACACAGCTGCAGGCGCGGGCCGTCCTGTTCTTCGGGGCGGGGCTGCTGATGGCGCTGCTGGTGGGCGCGAACGTCCTGGTCGCGTACCGGCTGCGGCCCGCGTACCGGCCGCTGTCGGTGGAGCAGCAGGGGCTGGAGCGGTACCGGGCGGTGATCGATCCGCGGCGGCGGCTGATCGCGATCGTCCTGCTGGGGCTGCTGGGCGTCTTCACGGGCGCGTCGGTGTCGGGGCAGTGGCCGACGTGGCTGGCGTTCCTGAACCGGACGTCGTTCGGCGTCGAGGACCCGCAGTTCCACAAGGACGTGTCGTTCTACGTCTTCACGTACCCGTTCATCCGACTGCTGCTGGGCATCGTCTTCGCGGTGATCATCCTGTCGATCCTGGCGACGGTGATGGTGCACTACCTGTACGGGGGGCTGCGGCTGCAGGGGCCGGGCGACAAGGCGAGCCCGCCCGCGCGCGCGCACCTGTCGGTGCTGGCGGGGCTGTTCGTCCTGCTGAAGGCGGTCGCGTACTGGTACGACCGGTACGGGCTCGTCCATTCGGAACGGGGCGTGACGACGGGGGCGTCCTATACGGACGTGAACGCGCTGATGCCCGCGAAGACGATCCTGGCGGTCATCGCGGTGCTGTGCGCGATCATGTTCTTCAGCAACCTGCTGCGCCGCGGGATGATGCTGCCGGGCGTGGGCTTCACGCTGCTGGTGCTTTCCGCGCTCCTGCTGGGCGGGCTGTACCCGCTGCTGATCCAGCAGTTCCAGGTGAAGCCGGACGAGCTGGCGAAGGAACGCCAGTACATCCAGCGGAACATCGAGGCGACACGCCGTGCCTACGGGGTCGAGGGGGCGAAGCTCGTCCCGTACGGGGCGCAGCAGAAGTCGGACCAGGCGACGCTGCGGGCGGAGGCGGAGCGGCTGAACGGCGCGCGGGTCCTCGACCCGAACGTGGTGGGCGAGACGTTCAAGCAGCAGCAGCGGAGCCGTCCGTTCTACAACTTCTCCGACATCCTCGACGTGGACCGGTACGAGATCGACGGCGAGATGGTCGACACCGTGGTGGCGCTGCGGGAGCTTTCGGGCGCGCCGGAGGGCCAGCACAGCTGGATCAAGGACCGCATGACGTACACGCACGGGTACGGGTTCGTGTCCGCGTACGCCAACCGGCTCGCCGACGGCGGGATACCGGACTACATCACGCGCGACATGCCCGTGAAGTCGGATCAGCGGATCAACGTGACGCGCCCGGAGATCTACTTCGGGGAGCGGACGCCGACGTACTCGGTGGTCGGCGGTGCCGGCCAGCAGGAGCTGAACTACCCGGACAACAGCGAGAACGGCCAGCAGACGAGCACCTACGAGGGTGACGGCGGCGTCTCCGTCGACTCGTTCTTCCACAAGCTGCTGTACGCGACGAAGTTCCAGGACCGGAACCTGCTGCTGTCGGGCGCGATCAACGACAACGCGAAGATCATGTACGACCGGTCGCCGATGGAGCGGGTCCAGAAGGCCGCACCGTGGCTGCGGCTGGACGGCGACCCGTACCCCTCGGTGGTGAACGGCCGGATCGTCTGGATCGTGGACGGCTACACGACGACCAGCGGCTACCCGTACTCGGAGGAGGTCAGCCTCGGGGAGGCGACGCGCGACACCATCACCGACACCCGCTCGGCGGTGGCGCGCCAGGCCGACGACCACGTCAACTACATGCGGAACTCGGTCAAGGCGACGGTCGACGCCTATGACGGTTCGGTGCGGCTCTACGAGTGGGACCAGAACGACCCGATCCTCAAGACGTGGATGAAGGTGTTCGACGGAACCGTCCAGCCGTATTCGCAGATCCCGCCCGACCTGAAGAAGCACTTCCGCTACCCGCAGGACCTCTTCAAGGTGCAGCGGACGATCCTCGCGAAGTACCACGTGACGGACGCGGACGCGTTCTACAGCGGGGAGGGCTTCTGGGAGGTGCCGGAGGACCCGAGCGCCAAGGGCAAGCTCCAGCCGCCGTACTACCAGAGCCTGCGCGTCCCGGGCGCGCAGGAGGAGTCCTTCGCGCTGACCACCGTGTTCAACCCGCGCAACTACCAGCAACTGGCCGCGTTCATGTCGGTCGGGTCGACGCCCGACCGCGACTACGGGCAGATCACGATCCTGCAGATGCCGCGGAACGCGCAGCCGCCGGGCCCCAGCCAGGTGCAGAACAAGTTCGAAACCGATCCCCTCGTGAAGGACGATCTGACCGAGTTGCGGATCGGCCAGACGAACACGATCTCGGGCAACCTGCTGACACTCCCGTTCGCGGGCGGCCTGCTGTACGTCGAACCGATGTACGCGATCCAGGAGAACGCCAAGCAGCCTTATCCGGTCCTGGGCAAGGTGCTGGCGGGGTACGGCGATACGGTGGTGTCGGCGGACAGCCTGGAACAGGCGCTCGAGGAGATCATCGCCGCGGCGAGCGGCGAGCCCGCTCCGCCGGAGGAGCAGGGTGGCGGTGAGGAAGGCGGCGAGGAGCCGCCGGAGACCGGCGCGCTGAGCCCGGAGGCGCTGCAGGCGATCGACGATCTGCGCAAGGCCGTCACGGACTACGAGGCGGCCCAGAAGGCCCTGGACTACGAGAAGATGGGCCAGGCCTGGGACGCGATCAAGAAGGCCGAGCAGGCGCTCGCGGCGGCCAAGCAGGCCAAGCCGGAGTCCTGA
- a CDS encoding PPA1309 family protein, protein MSLLEEVVLDLERHTAQEGWDAAPRLYALVRSAELRSAEPDLADQLGLPPDADTLAALEQPALPEQAAVEDALAAIAWPDAVDGCALVIERVVLPPEVEDEIPADEAEAAAFAAQHPRREDVRMIVGVLRDGARHSALRLRRPDAEDEVLAGPDLVPALAEALAGTFEPDEPEDPS, encoded by the coding sequence GTGAGCCTCTTGGAAGAAGTCGTCCTGGATCTCGAACGCCACACCGCACAGGAAGGATGGGACGCCGCCCCCCGCCTCTACGCCCTCGTGCGCAGCGCCGAACTGCGCTCCGCCGAACCCGACCTCGCCGACCAGCTCGGCCTCCCCCCGGACGCCGACACCCTCGCCGCCCTCGAACAGCCCGCCCTCCCCGAGCAGGCCGCCGTCGAGGACGCCCTCGCCGCCATCGCCTGGCCCGACGCCGTGGACGGCTGCGCCCTCGTCATCGAACGCGTCGTCCTGCCCCCCGAAGTCGAGGACGAGATCCCCGCCGACGAGGCCGAAGCCGCCGCGTTCGCCGCGCAGCACCCCAGACGCGAGGACGTCCGCATGATCGTCGGCGTGCTGCGCGACGGCGCCCGGCACTCCGCCCTCCGGCTCCGCCGCCCCGACGCCGAAGACGAGGTCCTCGCCGGCCCCGACCTCGTCCCCGCCCTCGCCGAAGCGCTCGCCGGAACCTTCGAACCGGACGAACCCGAAGATCCGTCCTGA